The Pectobacterium carotovorum genome contains a region encoding:
- a CDS encoding type II toxin-antitoxin system Phd/YefM family antitoxin, producing MQKINLYEAKTNFSKIINHVSETGESYVIARNGKPVAKIVPLTVTEKTPRIGFMKGQVSAPDNFNDLNKEEIIDMFNGKS from the coding sequence GTGCAAAAAATCAATCTCTACGAGGCAAAGACCAATTTCTCAAAAATTATCAATCATGTATCAGAAACGGGAGAATCCTATGTTATCGCCCGCAACGGTAAACCTGTAGCTAAGATCGTTCCCCTTACCGTTACTGAGAAAACGCCACGCATTGGTTTCATGAAGGGCCAAGTTTCAGCCCCAGATAATTTTAATGATCTGAATAAAGAAGAAATTATCGACATGTTCAATGGGAAATCATGA
- a CDS encoding AI-2E family transporter — protein sequence MNIKGLTKGFFILILFVVTLAFFDILAPYYSAILWAAVLAIIFHPLKSKIRQKLNDRNGVASLLTVLIIFLIVFIPLGVIVSSLVVEINGVYTRLQDSNTQFPVVLAELLQHLPKWARHFLAEHNLDNAAKIQQELSQVALKGGQYLAGSVLLIGKGTFTFFVGFGVMLYLLFFLLKDGSYLVNLILESLPLSTHVKHHLLVKFAAVSRATVKGTVVVAIVQGTLGGIAFSIAGIEGSLLWGSLMAFLSLIPAVGSAIIWVPAAIFLFATDMLWQAIFIVAFFVLVIGLVDNILRPLLVGKDTKMPDYLILIATLGGMEIYGINGFVIGPLIAALFIACWNILSGRDNQENIEGIDEDFIEEGRLYASSANPEETDAAVSQSSDRKAVAEPTAESQDAEKKKVE from the coding sequence GTGAATATTAAAGGGCTTACGAAGGGATTCTTCATCCTGATCTTATTTGTCGTCACGCTGGCGTTTTTTGACATCCTGGCGCCGTATTATTCCGCCATCTTGTGGGCGGCGGTGTTGGCCATCATCTTCCATCCGCTGAAAAGCAAAATTCGGCAAAAATTGAACGATCGCAACGGTGTTGCCTCGCTGCTGACTGTCCTGATCATCTTCCTGATCGTCTTCATTCCATTGGGGGTCATTGTTTCCTCGTTGGTGGTTGAGATTAACGGGGTTTACACCCGATTGCAGGACAGCAATACGCAATTCCCAGTGGTGCTGGCGGAGCTGCTTCAGCATCTGCCGAAGTGGGCGCGGCATTTTCTGGCGGAACACAATCTGGATAACGCCGCCAAAATACAGCAAGAGCTGTCTCAGGTTGCGCTGAAAGGTGGGCAATATCTGGCGGGAAGCGTGCTGCTGATCGGTAAAGGCACATTCACCTTCTTCGTTGGTTTCGGGGTGATGCTCTACCTGCTCTTTTTCCTCCTGAAGGACGGCTCTTATCTGGTGAACCTGATTCTGGAATCGCTGCCGCTTTCCACCCATGTTAAGCACCACTTGCTGGTGAAATTTGCCGCCGTATCTCGGGCGACCGTAAAAGGCACCGTGGTTGTGGCGATTGTGCAGGGGACACTGGGCGGTATTGCTTTCTCCATTGCAGGGATAGAAGGTAGCCTGCTGTGGGGCTCGCTGATGGCGTTCCTGTCGCTTATTCCTGCCGTGGGGTCGGCGATTATCTGGGTGCCAGCCGCGATCTTCCTGTTCGCGACGGATATGCTCTGGCAGGCCATCTTCATTGTCGCGTTCTTCGTGCTGGTGATTGGACTGGTCGATAACATCCTGCGTCCGCTGCTGGTGGGGAAAGACACCAAAATGCCGGATTACCTGATTCTGATCGCCACGCTGGGCGGTATGGAAATCTACGGTATCAACGGTTTTGTGATTGGCCCGCTGATTGCTGCGTTGTTCATCGCCTGTTGGAATATTCTCTCCGGGCGTGACAATCAGGAGAATATTGAAGGCATTGACGAGGATTTTATCGAGGAAGGCCGCCTGTACGCGAGTTCGGCGAACCCCGAAGAAACTGATGCGGCGGTGAGTCAATCGTCGGACCGCAAGGCGGTAGCTGAGCCAACGGCGGAAAGTCAGGATGCGGAAAAGAAGAAAGTAGAGTGA
- a CDS encoding relaxase/mobilization nuclease domain-containing protein codes for MKGMQKIRRGKGFAGVVLYGLKPVSHHKCTPYVIGGNMLGNKAGDLIAEFNTTKTLRPDVAKPVWHNSLRLPKSEALTDTQWSEIADDYMSQMGFSETHLRCYVLHDDVEGQHIHIIASRIDLTNGSLYLGKNENLISTRIIQQLERDYSLRTKGPELVASPSPASPFPPSLSRKSPPQKPMGATPKPKKLSRNEAMMEKYKGEPSPKSLIQEALEALLVGKPSTTKFVTQLVARNIMAVPNIASTGKMNGFSFEYQGIAFKASQLGKCYSWSALQNRLDYQPERDNAFLFALKMPSVSKASVSEALDMTTATDTPEFIKEDVNSPAETLTLNKDAVQDEYAITYSTTLHNEAVASNKEAYATEAVKKAGVDAKETHTTEAAKEAHHRKPFSMIQTGFRWLETIPYLNIIIGMLKKLKIPTLKRPDKHNTITGVKMIEITATPKTTIQTPQKSHSSSFQM; via the coding sequence ATGAAGGGAATGCAGAAGATCAGGCGGGGTAAGGGTTTCGCTGGTGTTGTTCTCTACGGATTAAAGCCAGTCTCTCACCATAAATGCACACCTTATGTCATTGGTGGGAACATGCTGGGGAATAAAGCCGGAGATCTGATCGCTGAATTCAATACCACCAAAACGCTTCGCCCGGATGTTGCTAAACCTGTCTGGCATAATTCACTTCGGTTACCGAAAAGCGAAGCGCTGACAGATACTCAGTGGTCAGAGATTGCTGATGATTACATGTCCCAAATGGGCTTCTCTGAAACGCATTTGAGATGCTATGTGTTACATGATGATGTTGAAGGCCAGCACATCCACATTATTGCCAGTCGTATCGATCTCACTAATGGAAGCCTTTACTTGGGCAAAAATGAAAACCTCATTAGCACCCGTATCATCCAACAGCTTGAACGCGACTATTCACTAAGAACCAAAGGGCCAGAATTGGTAGCATCACCATCCCCAGCTTCGCCCTTCCCTCCTTCGCTATCCAGAAAATCCCCGCCCCAGAAACCGATGGGCGCAACACCAAAGCCTAAAAAGCTGTCACGTAACGAAGCGATGATGGAGAAGTATAAAGGAGAGCCATCACCCAAATCACTCATCCAGGAAGCCCTGGAAGCATTACTTGTCGGTAAACCATCCACCACTAAATTTGTGACACAGCTTGTGGCACGAAATATCATGGCAGTCCCGAATATCGCTTCTACCGGAAAGATGAATGGATTTTCATTCGAATACCAGGGGATTGCTTTCAAAGCTTCGCAGTTAGGTAAGTGTTATTCCTGGTCTGCCTTACAAAACAGGCTCGACTACCAGCCGGAACGCGACAATGCTTTCCTGTTTGCATTGAAAATGCCCTCAGTCAGTAAGGCATCGGTTAGCGAAGCTCTTGATATGACAACTGCTACAGATACCCCTGAATTCATCAAAGAAGACGTTAACAGCCCCGCCGAAACGCTTACCCTCAATAAAGATGCTGTTCAGGACGAATACGCTATCACTTATTCTACAACGCTTCACAATGAAGCTGTTGCAAGTAACAAAGAAGCGTATGCAACCGAAGCAGTAAAAAAAGCTGGTGTAGATGCTAAAGAAACGCATACAACCGAAGCAGCAAAAGAAGCTCACCACAGAAAACCCTTCTCTATGATTCAGACCGGCTTCAGATGGTTAGAAACCATTCCCTACCTCAACATCATCATTGGCATGTTGAAAAAACTCAAAATCCCGACACTCAAACGCCCAGACAAACACAACACTATCACTGGCGTGAAGATGATAGAAATTACGGCAACACCAAAAACCACCATCCAAACTCCGCAAAAATCACACTCATCATCATTCCAAATGTAG
- the aldA gene encoding aldehyde dehydrogenase: protein MSTTQKRMYINGEFVENRSGKWIDVVNPATEQVISQIPEGSADDAKRAIEAAEAAQPGWEALPAVERGVWLHKIADGIREREAELTDTIIAEGGKTHGLAQTEVLFTADYLDYMAEWARRYEGEIIQSDRPNENIFVFRKAIGVTTGILPWNFPFFLIARKAAPALITGNTIVIKPSEITPNNAVIFAEIIHKIGLPKGVINFVTGYGPTVGQELAANPKVGMVSLTGSVAAGIATMTAAAQNVTKVSLELGGKAPAIVMDDADLDLAVKAIVSSRVINSGQVCNCAERVYVQKGIYDEFIARIKAAMEQVTFGNTAEKKALDMGPLISAAALQRVEDKVAKAVSQGAKVLLGGKRESGTGYFYPPTLLVDVKQEMPIMHEEVFGPVLPVATFDTLEEAIKMANDSEYGLTSSIYTQNINTAMKALKGLKFGETYINRENFEAMQGFHAGWRKSGVGGADGKHGLQEYLQTHVAYLQFH from the coding sequence ATGAGCACCACCCAAAAACGTATGTACATCAACGGTGAGTTTGTTGAAAACAGAAGCGGGAAGTGGATTGATGTGGTCAACCCGGCCACAGAACAGGTTATTTCACAGATCCCGGAAGGGTCCGCTGACGACGCAAAGAGAGCGATAGAGGCAGCAGAAGCCGCACAGCCGGGCTGGGAAGCGCTGCCTGCGGTTGAGCGCGGTGTCTGGCTGCACAAGATTGCCGATGGTATCCGCGAGCGTGAAGCCGAACTGACCGATACTATTATCGCGGAAGGCGGTAAGACGCACGGTCTGGCGCAGACGGAAGTGCTGTTCACCGCTGACTACCTCGACTACATGGCGGAGTGGGCGCGCCGTTATGAAGGCGAAATCATTCAGAGCGACCGCCCGAATGAAAACATCTTCGTTTTCCGCAAAGCGATTGGCGTTACGACCGGTATTCTGCCGTGGAACTTCCCCTTCTTCCTGATTGCGCGTAAAGCGGCACCGGCGCTGATTACCGGTAATACCATCGTCATCAAACCGAGCGAGATCACACCGAATAATGCGGTGATTTTCGCCGAAATTATTCACAAAATTGGCCTGCCGAAAGGCGTCATCAATTTCGTTACCGGCTACGGACCAACGGTCGGGCAAGAGCTGGCTGCTAACCCGAAAGTCGGCATGGTTAGTCTGACTGGCAGCGTGGCGGCGGGGATTGCGACCATGACGGCGGCGGCGCAGAACGTCACTAAGGTGTCGCTGGAACTGGGCGGTAAAGCGCCAGCCATCGTGATGGACGATGCCGATCTCGATCTAGCCGTGAAAGCGATTGTCAGTTCCCGCGTCATCAACAGCGGGCAGGTGTGTAACTGTGCTGAGCGTGTTTACGTGCAGAAAGGCATTTACGACGAGTTTATCGCGCGTATTAAAGCCGCGATGGAGCAGGTGACTTTCGGCAACACGGCGGAGAAAAAGGCGCTGGATATGGGGCCGCTGATCAGCGCGGCGGCGTTACAGCGTGTGGAAGACAAAGTCGCAAAAGCGGTATCGCAGGGCGCGAAAGTGCTGCTCGGTGGCAAGCGCGAAAGCGGTACGGGCTATTTCTACCCGCCCACGCTGCTGGTGGACGTGAAACAGGAGATGCCGATCATGCACGAAGAGGTGTTTGGTCCGGTGCTGCCCGTCGCCACCTTCGACACGCTGGAAGAGGCGATTAAAATGGCGAACGACAGCGAATACGGCCTGACGTCGTCGATCTATACTCAAAACATCAACACCGCGATGAAAGCGCTGAAAGGGCTGAAGTTCGGCGAAACCTACATTAACCGTGAGAACTTCGAGGCGATGCAGGGCTTCCATGCGGGCTGGCGTAAATCCGGTGTGGGTGGGGCGGACGGCAAGCACGGCTTGCAGGAATATCTGCAAACGCATGTCGCGTACCTTCAATTTCACTAA
- a CDS encoding DUF4755 domain-containing protein produces MSIFAMKRFWIAVSLPALIALLMGKSGFVLTGIIWLPVSVGLLIWAYFTNRRDKKALAVLQPQRKRISPPEKVSGFMKFINFFKMKRLWIAFALPMFLSHFGTTEDLISIGFFWIPICAILFFTALGSYILKLSNQATVDNFNDDNDGCYSHTLLNSSMKLDSNKRLIFLKDGNNEKTYSFDDLKEWKYNISHGAEIEDAGLSITAKNINNIRMAKNRNETGFFISVRDIQNPEWHIRFFPKEGSFKSQIGFNDLRKQMNQWMEVFDQVVNEN; encoded by the coding sequence ATGAGCATTTTTGCTATGAAACGCTTTTGGATTGCCGTATCCCTGCCTGCACTTATCGCATTATTGATGGGAAAAAGTGGATTCGTTCTCACAGGGATTATCTGGCTTCCTGTCAGTGTTGGTCTGCTCATTTGGGCGTATTTCACGAATCGACGCGACAAAAAAGCGTTAGCCGTGCTTCAGCCTCAAAGAAAGAGAATTTCTCCACCTGAAAAAGTCAGTGGCTTCATGAAATTTATTAATTTTTTCAAAATGAAGCGTCTTTGGATCGCCTTTGCTCTGCCAATGTTTCTTTCACACTTTGGCACGACTGAAGATCTAATCTCTATCGGATTTTTTTGGATCCCAATCTGCGCTATTTTATTTTTCACGGCATTAGGCTCTTACATTCTTAAATTAAGCAATCAAGCTACTGTCGATAACTTTAACGATGATAATGATGGTTGTTATAGTCATACGCTTCTTAATTCCTCAATGAAGCTCGATAGCAACAAAAGGCTCATTTTTCTTAAAGATGGAAATAATGAAAAAACCTATTCCTTTGATGATCTTAAAGAATGGAAATATAACATCAGTCATGGGGCTGAAATTGAAGATGCAGGTTTAAGCATTACTGCTAAAAACATTAATAATATTCGCATGGCAAAAAACAGAAATGAGACAGGATTTTTTATTAGTGTAAGAGATATTCAAAATCCAGAATGGCACATCAGGTTTTTCCCTAAGGAAGGCTCTTTTAAATCTCAGATTGGGTTCAATGACCTGCGTAAACAAATGAACCAATGGATGGAAGTGTTCGATCAGGTTGTCAATGAAAATTAA
- a CDS encoding potassium channel family protein, translating to MKKLPLQTDLLISDDDDSLANPPEIKYELSSTIGKLIQKATYTDLIIGAVMAIFLGSTLITLFGDLNNSDGFVDSLYFSFVTFTTLGYGDLTPVGFARFISVTLTLSGLLFTSLLIGKFASERQQAMLLLVHTSDCQRRIDAFCIELYKLNHELISAFNAQNIPLTQSILKTITSRFEASSNYIIFHANQSDLTGFGNDSVLMKFYHVLNLIQESCHAIQTHKQSFSDELIFNRSLALAKRSCSLISIMYKLHVRSMKSYGYTDALLIKVKNNLPSKRFNFRTLSFLASAYNHTRLFIYNKLEKITVKKEYNDNDSLLVGIRKIRTLMQERLSEIIVSHKTTINPKLLNEVYDLMPEGNKTSWGKGIHRSIASNLTISNRLAQSAIDTLIAQKKLPRYPRRGSKIK from the coding sequence ATGAAAAAATTGCCACTACAAACAGACCTTCTCATTTCTGATGATGACGATTCATTGGCCAACCCACCAGAAATTAAATATGAATTGTCATCCACTATAGGGAAATTAATTCAAAAAGCCACATACACTGACTTAATTATAGGCGCTGTAATGGCTATATTTCTGGGTTCAACTTTAATCACCCTCTTTGGAGATCTAAATAATTCTGATGGTTTTGTCGATTCGCTTTATTTTAGTTTTGTGACATTTACAACACTAGGTTATGGGGACCTAACCCCTGTCGGATTTGCTCGTTTTATATCAGTAACACTTACATTAAGTGGATTACTCTTTACTTCATTATTAATAGGGAAATTTGCATCCGAACGGCAGCAAGCCATGCTCCTTTTAGTACATACAAGCGACTGCCAGAGACGCATTGATGCCTTTTGCATAGAGCTTTATAAGCTCAATCATGAGCTCATCAGTGCATTTAATGCGCAGAATATCCCACTAACACAATCTATATTGAAAACAATAACATCACGATTTGAAGCTAGCTCTAATTATATTATTTTCCATGCTAACCAGTCTGATTTAACGGGTTTTGGAAATGATTCTGTACTAATGAAGTTTTACCATGTACTTAATCTGATTCAGGAAAGCTGCCATGCAATCCAAACACATAAGCAATCTTTTTCTGACGAACTGATATTTAACCGTAGTTTAGCACTTGCAAAAAGAAGTTGTTCATTAATTAGTATTATGTATAAGTTACATGTGCGATCAATGAAAAGTTATGGTTACACCGATGCGCTCCTCATCAAAGTTAAAAACAACTTACCCTCAAAAAGATTTAATTTTAGAACACTTTCATTCCTAGCCTCTGCTTATAACCATACAAGATTATTTATATATAATAAGTTAGAAAAAATCACAGTCAAAAAAGAATATAATGACAATGACAGCTTACTGGTGGGAATAAGGAAAATAAGAACACTGATGCAAGAAAGGTTGAGCGAAATTATTGTGTCACATAAAACCACCATAAACCCTAAGCTTCTCAATGAGGTGTATGATTTAATGCCTGAAGGAAATAAAACAAGTTGGGGAAAGGGCATACATAGAAGCATAGCTTCTAATCTGACAATTTCAAACAGACTCGCCCAGTCCGCGATAGATACTTTAATCGCGCAAAAGAAATTACCTCGTTATCCACGCAGAGGTTCTAAAATAAAATAG
- the lldD gene encoding FMN-dependent L-lactate dehydrogenase LldD, with translation MIISASTDYRAAAQRKLPPFLFHYADGGAYGEHTLRRNTADLADIALRQRILKNVSDLSLETQLFGEKLAMPVVLAPVGLTGMYARRGEVQAARAAAQKGIPFTLSTVSVCPIEEVAPAIDRPLWFQLYVLKDRGFMRNVLERAQAAGVKTLVFTVDMPTPGARYRDAHSGMSGPNAAIRRVLQAMVHPQWAWDVGLNGKPHDLGNVSAYRGTPTTLENYIGWLAENFDSSISWQDLAWIREMWKGPMIIKGILDPEDAKEAVRFGADGIVVSNHGGRQLDGVLSTAHALPAIADAVKGDITILADSGIRTGLDVVRMIALGADSVMLGRAFVYALAAAGEAGVVNLLNLIEKEMRVAMTLTGAKAIADITTDSLVQATRQRLDGF, from the coding sequence ATGATCATCTCTGCTTCAACGGACTACCGGGCGGCGGCGCAGCGTAAGCTGCCGCCGTTTCTTTTCCACTACGCCGATGGCGGTGCGTATGGCGAGCACACGCTTAGGCGTAATACCGCCGATCTGGCGGATATCGCGCTGCGTCAGCGCATCCTGAAAAATGTTTCCGACCTTAGCCTGGAAACACAGCTGTTCGGCGAAAAACTGGCAATGCCGGTGGTGCTGGCGCCCGTTGGCCTGACCGGTATGTACGCCCGACGCGGCGAGGTTCAGGCTGCCCGTGCCGCGGCACAGAAGGGCATTCCCTTTACGCTGTCTACCGTCTCTGTCTGCCCGATTGAGGAGGTGGCTCCCGCTATCGATCGGCCGCTGTGGTTCCAGCTCTATGTGTTAAAAGACCGTGGTTTTATGCGCAATGTGCTGGAACGCGCGCAGGCGGCAGGGGTCAAGACGCTGGTGTTTACCGTGGATATGCCGACGCCGGGCGCACGCTATCGTGATGCCCATTCCGGCATGAGCGGCCCGAATGCGGCGATACGCCGTGTGTTGCAGGCGATGGTGCATCCACAGTGGGCATGGGACGTTGGCCTGAACGGTAAACCGCACGACCTGGGCAATGTCTCCGCCTATCGCGGCACGCCGACGACGCTGGAGAACTATATCGGCTGGCTGGCGGAGAATTTCGATTCCTCTATTTCGTGGCAGGATTTGGCGTGGATTCGCGAAATGTGGAAAGGGCCGATGATCATCAAAGGCATCCTTGACCCGGAAGATGCCAAAGAAGCGGTCAGGTTCGGCGCAGACGGCATTGTGGTTTCCAACCACGGTGGTCGTCAACTGGACGGCGTGCTATCGACGGCACATGCATTGCCAGCTATCGCCGATGCGGTGAAAGGTGATATCACCATTCTGGCGGATTCCGGTATTCGCACCGGTCTGGACGTGGTGCGCATGATTGCGCTGGGGGCGGACAGCGTCATGCTCGGGCGCGCGTTTGTCTACGCGTTAGCGGCGGCGGGCGAAGCGGGCGTGGTTAACCTGCTGAACCTGATCGAAAAAGAGATGCGCGTGGCGATGACGCTTACCGGCGCTAAAGCCATTGCCGACATCACCACCGACTCGCTGGTGCAGGCGACCCGGCAGCGATTGGATGGCTTCTAA
- a CDS encoding DUF596 domain-containing protein, producing the protein MDDNKIYDAVTTSAYGLSMGAIWQHIAVECRAKPLTYAQRQALFFTLLERLIAEGRIRLASQGAYLQGEVRHQVDRLRNAFPPNESNDECDDVDEFGLWFLAKAPAGVVWITPEGQEIWT; encoded by the coding sequence ATGGATGACAACAAGATCTACGATGCTGTCACGACCAGCGCATACGGGCTGTCGATGGGCGCGATATGGCAACACATTGCGGTGGAGTGTAGAGCCAAACCGCTAACATACGCGCAGCGTCAGGCGCTGTTTTTCACGCTACTGGAGCGCCTCATTGCAGAGGGTCGAATCAGGCTCGCCAGTCAGGGCGCATACCTGCAAGGCGAAGTGAGACATCAGGTCGATCGGCTCCGCAACGCCTTTCCACCGAATGAATCCAATGATGAATGTGATGATGTCGATGAATTTGGCCTGTGGTTCTTAGCCAAAGCCCCAGCAGGCGTGGTGTGGATCACGCCCGAGGGGCAAGAGATTTGGACTTAG
- a CDS encoding lysozyme inhibitor LprI family protein has product MRYLSLAVSSLLFFFTSSVWAMDCSKASTDSEKMICASSRLQQLDAVLNKAYQGYVKKADNAQARQEQRAWLAERDRCKDDVCLGNEMVSRIQTLSGSENISLITQASDQWDFVLSVATCDLDSSYSTCEGPGTLDIFKKGRGELFQRITMENMFIELNKKGEVTANLVEVYGENNSGLVIDDANFDRHADIIVRNGNSGAYGGPSYDVFLFDVEKQQFTLNASLTELASTNLGLFDIDEKSKIITTFTKSGCCWHQWSAYQIANNQPVLIAETTEAYSEEKQAMVATTRELVGGKWKVKEEIVKTDEQ; this is encoded by the coding sequence ATGCGTTATTTATCTCTGGCCGTTTCATCCCTGCTGTTCTTTTTTACCTCGTCCGTCTGGGCCATGGATTGCAGCAAGGCCAGCACAGACAGCGAGAAAATGATTTGTGCCAGCAGCCGTTTACAGCAGCTCGATGCGGTATTAAACAAGGCCTATCAGGGTTACGTGAAAAAGGCAGACAACGCGCAGGCGCGTCAGGAGCAGCGCGCGTGGCTGGCCGAGCGTGACCGCTGTAAGGATGACGTTTGTCTGGGGAATGAGATGGTTTCTCGTATTCAGACGCTTTCCGGGAGTGAAAATATCTCCCTGATTACTCAGGCATCAGACCAGTGGGACTTTGTGCTCAGCGTGGCGACGTGCGATCTCGACTCTTCTTACTCAACCTGTGAAGGCCCCGGCACGCTGGATATCTTTAAGAAAGGGCGCGGTGAGCTGTTCCAGCGTATCACGATGGAAAATATGTTCATCGAGCTGAACAAAAAAGGTGAGGTAACGGCGAATCTGGTTGAGGTCTACGGCGAGAACAACAGCGGTCTGGTGATTGATGACGCTAACTTCGATCGCCACGCGGATATCATAGTGCGTAATGGCAACAGCGGGGCTTACGGCGGGCCGTCTTACGATGTGTTCCTGTTTGATGTGGAAAAGCAGCAGTTCACCCTGAATGCGTCGCTGACTGAGTTAGCCAGCACCAACCTCGGCTTGTTCGATATCGATGAGAAAAGTAAGATCATTACGACGTTTACCAAAAGCGGCTGCTGCTGGCATCAATGGTCTGCCTATCAGATCGCCAATAATCAGCCTGTCCTGATTGCCGAAACCACGGAAGCCTATTCCGAAGAGAAACAGGCGATGGTCGCTACCACGCGCGAGCTGGTGGGCGGCAAGTGGAAGGTGAAGGAAGAGATCGTAAAAACCGACGAACAGTAA
- a CDS encoding GrpB family protein, with protein sequence MGGRIITVVDYDPQWATKYETAARAIAQALGEVAVRLHHIGSTAVPGLPAKPVIDMLLEVVSLSDLDRLDYVMVDLGYRPRGENGIAERRYYTKGGDDRTHHLHAFVVGDEHIQRHLVFRDYLRANPAVCTEYAAIKRAAAQACDNDAARYSQLKDDFIAMLRRLRSHFLRIRRFFLYCKRPTSFYISRAD encoded by the coding sequence ATGGGTGGGCGCATAATTACCGTGGTGGATTACGATCCACAGTGGGCAACGAAGTACGAAACGGCGGCGCGAGCGATAGCACAGGCGCTCGGTGAGGTCGCGGTGAGACTTCATCATATCGGTAGCACGGCCGTGCCGGGGCTACCCGCCAAACCAGTGATTGATATGCTGCTGGAAGTGGTCTCGCTGTCCGATTTGGACCGATTGGATTATGTCATGGTCGATTTGGGCTATCGTCCCCGTGGAGAAAATGGGATCGCGGAGCGTCGTTACTACACTAAGGGCGGCGATGATCGTACGCATCACCTGCACGCCTTTGTGGTGGGTGACGAGCATATTCAACGGCATCTGGTTTTTCGGGACTATCTGCGTGCAAACCCTGCTGTATGTACGGAATATGCGGCAATAAAGCGTGCTGCCGCACAGGCTTGTGACAACGATGCCGCACGATATAGTCAGTTAAAAGATGACTTTATCGCGATGCTGAGGCGCTTGCGTAGCCATTTCCTCCGAATCCGGCGTTTTTTCCTATATTGCAAACGCCCCACTTCGTTCTATATTTCGAGGGCAGATTGA
- a CDS encoding type II toxin-antitoxin system VapC family toxin — MMTINKDDVPKRRSTSYLLDTHALIWLAGEPEKLSSEAIAILSDDNNRFYFSSVSIQEIAIKTALNKPSFSIDAEAMTKGLLSAGYLELPMNATHAYNLADLPEMHQDPFDRMLVSQAKIEGLALITNDGNIIKYCSGYINVIECC; from the coding sequence ATGATGACAATCAACAAGGACGATGTACCAAAACGACGCTCTACTAGCTACTTGTTAGATACGCACGCGTTGATTTGGTTAGCAGGAGAGCCGGAAAAACTTAGCAGCGAGGCAATCGCCATTCTTTCCGATGACAATAACCGTTTTTACTTCTCTTCCGTCAGTATACAAGAGATAGCAATCAAAACTGCATTGAACAAACCTAGCTTCAGCATTGATGCTGAGGCTATGACGAAAGGTTTATTATCAGCGGGTTATCTGGAGCTTCCGATGAATGCAACTCACGCCTATAACCTCGCTGACTTACCCGAAATGCACCAAGACCCGTTTGACCGAATGTTAGTCTCTCAGGCTAAAATAGAAGGTCTGGCATTAATAACGAACGATGGAAATATCATCAAGTATTGTTCAGGGTATATCAACGTGATCGAGTGCTGTTAG